The Geothrix sp. DNA segment CGATGGCCGCCCTGGTCGAAGCAGGCCACCAGCCGGAGTGCCTTCCCCTCCTTGTGCATCGCGTAGGCGCCCTGCCGGAAGAGGGGCAGGGGCTGGAAGAAGTGGTCCCGCCCGCGGCTGCGGTAGTGCAGGGGATCCGCGGACCAGGCGGGCAGGCTGAACCAGCGGAGGCAGGCCGCCTCGAAGGTCGCCCCGTCCAGGGGTTCCGAGGCGAGCTGGAGGGTGCCCACGCCCCGGGCCTGGAACTCCTGGATGCGCCAGGCCTGGTTGGTCCGCCCGCCCGAGGGCCGGAAGGCGGCGGGCAGGGGCAGCTCGACCGCGCCGAAGGCCACCACCCGGGCCCCCCGGGGATCCATGGCGGACTGCGCGGATCCGCGCACGAAGGCCGCGATCCCGGCCATGACCGCCAGGACCACCGCGGCGATGGGAAGCAGGACCAGGGTCTGTCGCCTCATGGGCCCTCCGCAGCGATCTTATCCACCTCCGGAGTACACTCCTGCCATGACCGCCTGGGATTCCGCCTACCTTTCCGCGCCACCCCTGACCGAGGCGGAGGACCGCCTGCCGCCGGCGCACAAGCTGTACGCCCTGCGCACCCTGCCCATGGGGGAGATCAAGGCCATCGGCTTCGACATGGACCACACCCTGGCCCGCTACCGCAGCCCGGAGATCGACGACCTGGCCTTCAAGAAATCCGCCCGCCTGCTGGTGCGGGACCGGGGCTACTCACCCTGGCTGCTGGAGTGCGACTACGATCCGGACTTCGCGGTGCGCGGCCTGGTGCTGGACGGCCTGCGCGGCAACCTGCTGAAGCTCAACCGGGAGCGGCAGGTGGTGCGGGCCTGCCACGGCAGCCGGGCCCTCTCGCGCCCGGAGCTGGAGGCCACCTACGGCCGGCGCCGCCTGTCCACGGCGGCCAAGGGCTTCCGCAACATCGACACCCTCTTCGAGATCCCCGAGAGCCACCTCTATGCGCGGATGGTGGATGGCCTCGATGGCGGCCATCTGAAGGCCGAGAACTACCTCCAGCTCTTCCAGGACGTGCGCTGGGCCATCGACACCGCCCACCGCAACGGCGAGATGAAGGCCGAGATCCTGGAACACCGGGACTTCTTCATCCCCCGGGATCCCCAGCTGGCCCTGGCCCTGGATCGGCTCAAGCGCTCGGGCAAGAAGCTGTTCCTGCTGACCAACAGCGAGTGGAGCTTCACGGACGGCGTGCTGGGCCACCTGCTCGACAGCCTGGACGAAGCCCGTCCCCGCTGGGTGGACTACTTCGACCTGGTGGTGGTGAGCAGCCGCAAGCCCGCCTTCTTCCTGGAGACGCCGGAGCCGAAGCCCCTGGAGGGCCACCCCCGCTGCTTCAGCGGCGGCCATGCCGCCTGGCTGGAGGCCCAGCTGGGCGCCCAGGGCGAGGAGGTGCTCTACGTGGGCGACCACATCTACGGGGACGTGCTGCGCTCCAAGAAGAACGCCTCCTGGCGCACCCTGCTGCTGGTGCCCGAGCTGGAGCGGGAGCTTCGCCTGCTGGAGGCCAGGGCGGCGGACCTGCGTGAGCGGTACCGCCTGGAGACCGCCCGGCGGCGCACCCTGCGGCGGGCTTCCGTCCTGCACGACCAGTGGCAGCGGAACCGGGCGCGCCGCCACGTGCTGGGCCAGCGCCTCAGCACCGAGGCCATGCAGGCCCTGGACCACGAAGCCACCCAGCTGGCCGCCAGCACGGAGGCGCTGCAGCACCGCGCCGAGGCGCAGCGCCTCGAGCTGGAGGAGCTCACCCGCTCGGTGGAGGGCGCCTTCAACCCCATGTGGGGGCCCATGTTCCGGGACCGGGACGAGCTGACCCGCTTCGCCGACCAGATCCAGCAGTTCGCCTGCGCCTACACCGGCAAGGTCGGCAACCTCTACATGTACGATCCCCTGGCCACGGTCTACGCGCCCCTCCCCACCCTGCCCCACGAGCGGCGGATGTAGGGGCTGCGCCCGGCTACTTCAGCCGCGCGCCCATCACCCGGTCCAGCAGGACCTCCAGCTCGGCGCTGGTGAAGGGCTTCTTGAGGAAGTCCGCGAAGCCCTGGGCGATGGCCTGGTCCCGGGACACGGGCAGGGCGTAGCCGCTGCACAGGATCCCTGGCAGGCCGGGGCGGAGGGCCTGCATGGCCCGGAAGGCCTCCACACCCCCCATGCGCGGCATGGTGGCGTCCAGGATCACAAGGTCGAAGGCCTCGGGCCGCTGGGTGAACACCTCCAGGGCCTCCTGCCCGTCCGCTGCGGAGACCACCTCCAGGCCGAACCAGTCCTGCAGCATCTCGGCCATGACCTCCCGCAGATCGAGCTCGTCGTCGGCGAGCAGGACCACGTTCCGGGCGTGGAGATCCACCACGGTGGGCGCCGCGGTGGGGACCTGGCCTTCCGGCGCGGGGAAGTGGACCCGGAACACGCTGCCCACGTCCGGGATGCTCTCCACCTGGATGCCGCCACGGTGCCCCCGGACGATGCCCAGGGCCGCGGCGAGGCCCAGGCCGCGCCCCAGGTCGCGGGTCGAGAAGAAGGGATCGAAGATCCTCGACAGCATCGCGCCGTCGATGCCATGGCCCTGGTCCGAGACCTCCAATACCGCGTAGAGGCCGGGCTCGATGGCCTCCGGCCAGTGTCCGCTCGACAGGTCCGTGGCCGTGAGGGTGCGCATGTAGGTCCGGACCCGGATGGCCCCCATGGCGGAGTCGGCCTCCAGCGCGTTGGTCACCAGCCCCTCCACCACGCGGCTGACCAGCAGGGGGTCCACCAGGATCACGGGGAGGTCGCCGGTGAGGTCCCGGAGGACGGGCAGGCCCATGCGATCCAGGGCCTCGGCCACGAGGGGGCCCAGGGTCAGGGATTCGGGACGGCGCAGGTCCCCGCCGGAGCTGTAGAGGATGTCCCGGCTGAGGCGGGAGGCCCGGTCGAGGCCCGCCTTCAGCCGGAGCAGGTAGCCCTGCGACTTCGAGTCCTCGGGCACGGAGGCCTGGGCCATCTCCAGGTTCGCGGTCATGGACTGGAAGATGTTGTTGAAGTCGTGGGCGATGCCCCCGGAGAGCATGCCGAGGCTCTCCATCTTCTGGGCCTTGGAGAGCGCCTCCTCGGTCCGGCGGCTGTCCGTGATGTCCACGGCGCAGCAGACGCCGCCGTGGAGACGCCCCTCCAGATCCCGGAGGGGGGTGGCGTAGAACATCAGGCGGCGGACCTCGCCGTCGGGGGAGACGAGGTCCAGGGGCAGGTCATGGATCTGTTCGCCGGCCCTGGCCGCCCGCTGCAGGGGCATCTCGTCCAGAGCGAGGTCCCGGCCGTTCTGCCGCAGGATGAAGCCCTGGGCCTGGCGGGTGGCCGGAGCCATGAGATGCAGCCTGGAGGCCGCGGGATTTGCGTGAACCAGCTGGCAGGCAGGATCCTCGGAGATCCAGAGGGGGATCGGCGTCGCCGCCATGACCGCCGTGAGCTTGTCGGCCTCGGCCCGGGCCTGGATCCTGGCCTCCTCCAGCCGGGCGGCCTCGACCGCCTTGGAGCGGAAGACATCCTGGACGAGGATCATGCCGGCGAGGAGCATGGCGGAGATCAGCAGGCCCAGCACCTCGTAGGACAGGAGGTGGTCCGGCAGCCCCCGGTTCACCAGGTCCTCGAGGACCATGAGCCGCCGGACCGCCATCAGCACCAGGGCCCCGGACAGGAGCAGCCAGACCAGGCGCCGCCCGGCGATCCGGTTGACCCGGATGGCGAACGCCGCCGCCGCGATCTGGAGCAGCACCGACAGGAGGATGACCAGGAGGTTGATCAAGCGGACCTCGCCCTGGATGACCTATCGACACCTCCCCTTGTCTGGTTAAATCCCGATCAGATCTGGACGCGGCTCCCGGCCCTGGCGTGGGCGATCACCTGCTTGATGGCCGCCACGGTCTGGTCCTGGTCGGCCTCGCTGAGGCCCGGCCACAGGGGCAGGCTCATGAGGCGTTCGCCGCTCCACTCGCTGTAGGGCAGGCCATCCTTGGGCAGGTGCTGCGGGTTCGCCGCGTAGAAGTCCCGGTACCAGGGGTGGACGTGGGCCGGGCGGTAGTGGATGCCCGTGCCGATGTTCTCCTCCTTGAGGGCCGCCACGAAGGCGTCGCGATCCAGACCCAGCTTCTCGGGGTGGATGCGCAGCACGAAGAGGTGGAAGCAGTGGCCGTGGTCGGCGTCACCGGGCCAGGGCAGCATCACCTCGTCCAGGTCCTTCATCAGGTCCAGGTAGCGCCGGAAGAGCACGCCGCGGCGGGCGTTGAAGCCGTCCAGCTTGCCGATCTGGTGCAGGCCCATGGCCGCCTGGAGGTCCATGAAGTTGGCCTTGCGGGCGGGCTCGTACACCTCCGTGTGCGGGCTGCCCTCCTTGGCGAAGCGCTTCCAGGCATCCCGGTCGATGCCGTGGAAGCGCAGGCGCTTGATGCGGCTCTCGTAGTCGTCGTTGAAGAAGGCGATGGCGCCGCCCTCGCCCGTGGTCATGTTCTTGTTGGGGTGGAAGCTGTAGACGCTCATGATCGAGCGCGGGTCGCCGCCGATCTTGGTGCCCTTGTAGTGGGCGCCCATGGCCTGGGCCGCATCCTCGATGACCCAGAGGCCGTGCTTCTCCGCGATGGCCCAGATGGCGTCCATGGGACAGGGCAGGCCCGTGAGATGGACAGGGATGATGCCCTTGGTGCGGGGCGTGATGGCGGCTTCGAGCTTCGCGGGATCGAGGTTCAGCGTGACCGGATCGATGTCCACCAGCACGGGCACGCCGCCCTGCAGCACCACGGTGCTCAGGGTGCTCACCCAGGTGAGCGAGGTGGTGATCACCTCGTCGCCGGGCTGCAGGTGGAGCACCTGCATGGTGATCTCCTGGGCCGTGGTGGCGCTGCTCATGGCCAGGCAGTGGGGCACGCCGTTGTAGGCCTTCAGCTTCTCCTCGAAGGCCGCCGACTTGGGCCCGGTGGTGATCCAGCCGCTGTGGATCGAGTCGATGATCTCCGCGATCTCCTCCTCGCCCACCATGGGGCGGGTGAAGGGCAGGAAGTCCGGGCGGCGGACATAGGACATGGAGGCTCCGCGAAAACGATCATTGTAGCCGCGGGAGCCTGGCCCCGTTTTCGCCCGGACAGACCACCGGCGGGCACGGGGCCCGCCGGTGAAGTTTCCCTTGGCTGGATCGACTACTGCATCTGGCAGTACTGGCTGGAGCCGACGAACTTCACGTTGCGCTGGATGAGGAAGTTCCGGGAGCCCAGGGTCACGTTGTAGTAGGCCCCGTTCGAACCCAGGGTGCTGGTGCCGAAGGTCCAGGCGCAGTCGTCGCCGTTCTCGTAGCCCGTGCGGGCATACCAGGTGTTGCCATCGGGATCGGTGGCGGCTTCCTCGAGCTCGTGGGCCAGCACGGACACCATGCCATCCACGCCGGCATTGCCATTGGGGCCGGTGCTCTGGGCGGCGCAGGAGGTGATGCAGCGGGCCGCGTTGCCCACGAAGGCGAAGCGGTGGTTGGAGCCGTTGATCGTGCCCCAGGAGTGCCAGCCGCAGTACTGGGTGCAGAAGCCCGAGGACGCGGTCACGTCCGAGGAGGTCAGCACGAAGTAGATGCCGTTGGCATCGTTGGGCAGCGCGCCGCCGGTGATGGCGTTGGACACGACGGTCTGGATGTTGGCATCCGACAGGCTCGCGCCGTAGGGGTAGGCCACGGAGGTGGCACCGCCATAGGTCACGTTGCCCGTGATGCCGGAGCCGGTGTAGGTGGAATTCATCTTGTAGTAGGGGGAGCCGCCGATGGCGCCGAAGAAGTCCGTGACGATCTTCTGCCCGGCGGCGGTGTCGGTCCCGTTGCTCTGGGCCCAGTTGCCGTACCAGATGATGTAGACGGTGGGCGTGGTGATGACTTGGCCGCCGTGGTTGGTGAGCTTCGAGCGGGAGGAGAGGGCCGCGGTGGAGCCCACCGTCGGGGCGTACAGGCCGGCGTGTTCGCCGCCGTTCATCCGGTGGTGGATGATCTCGCTCCCGCTCTCGGAGAAGTGGGAACTGCGGCCTTCCTGGGCGAAGGCGGAAGGCACGGCGAGGCCGGCCAGCAGGAAGGCGGTGAGATGGAGCCGGGTGAAGGTCTTCATGGTGCTCCTTGTGGTGGGGAAAGGTGGGGGGTGAATGGGATTCCCGGAAGGGTCTCCCTGGGGGGAAGAACCGTGAACAGGCTGTGGCCCCGAAACGCGCGGGCGCCTCGGGGACTGCGGGCTCGTCTGGTCGCGCGGGATCGTGGTCATCCGGCGGTTGCGGCCAAGGCCGAGGCCTTCATGAACTGGCTGAAAGAACGTCTGGACAGGAGTCTAGGTCGCAGAATCGAATCTCACAACATGTTAATTTTTGTTAATGTCAACCAATTCGTCATTTACCAATATCATTTTTTCATAAAACTTTAATTTGGAATCAATAAACCCATGCAAATGGGTAGGCTATCCTTTCCCATCGCCCCCCACCAGTGCATCCATCAAGCGCCGAAAGGACTTCCGATGCCCCGTCGCCTCAGCCCCGGACTCGCCGCCCTCCTCGCCTTCGCCGCCCAGGTTCCGGGCCTGCAGGCTCAGCAGGCCGCCCCGCCCCGGCGGAAACCAGCGGCACCTCCCCTGCAGTCCCAGATCGATGCCCTGCGGGAAGGCCAGGAGAAACTGCAGAGGGATCTGGATGAGCTCAAGGCCCTGCTGAAGGCGCAGCCCGCGAGGATGGAATCCCCGGCCATCCCGAAGCCCCAGGACCTGATCACCTTGAATGTCGGCGGTGAGCCGTTCAAGGGGAGCGCCCTCGCCCGGGTGGCCATCCTGGAGTACTCGGACTTCGACTGCTCCTACTGTGCGAAGTACGCCACCGAGGTCTACCCGCTGCTCGACCACCTCTACATCCAGGGCGGCAAGGTGAAGTACTTCTTCCGGGACATGCCGGGCCAGGACCACCTGAACGCCCTGTTCAAGGCCAGGGTCGCGCGCTGTGCGGGCGACCAGGACAGGTTCTGGGAGGCCCATGACCTCCTCTTCAAGGACCAGCGCCCCTTCGACGCACCGGGCCTGGCGCGGTTCGCCGAGTCCCTGGGCCTGGACGGGGCCCAGTTCAACGCCTGCGTCGCCAGCGACCGCCACCTCGACGCCATCAACCGCAGCGCGATGGGCGCCGCCCGCCTGCGGCTCCGGGGGACGCCGGCCTTCCTCATCGGGATGCTGAGCGAGGACGGGACCATCCTGCGGGCGACCCGGGTCATCATGGGCGGAGACTCCCTCGACGCCTTCCGCACGGTCCTGGACGACATGCTCAAGGCTGATGCGTCCAAGCCCGGGGCCGGCCAGCCAGCTTCGTGATCCGCCTCCCCCGCCTCAGGCGATGGGCATCGTGATCCGCAGGGTGCTGCCCCTGCCGAGGCCATCGCTGGCCAGGCCGATGGTCCCGCCCATCATCTCCATGAGGTGCTTGCAGATGACCAGGCCCAGCCCGGTGCCTCCGAATTCACGGCTGTGGCCGCCCTCGGCCTGGGCGAACTTCTGGAAGAGCCGGGCCTGGGCCTCATGGCTCACGCCGATGCCCGTGTCCACCACCAGCAGGGCGATGTGGCCGGGATGGCGCTCCACCTGCACGGCGACGCTGCCTTCCTTGGTGAACTTGAGCGCGTTGGAGAGGAGGTTGAGCAGCACCTGCTTCAGGCGGCTCGGATCCACCACCACGTCGGGGAAGTCGTCGAGGTCGGGCCAGAACAGCTCGACGTTGGGGCGGCGGGGATAGGCCTCGGCAATGGGCCTCACCTCCTCCAGCAGGATGGGGAGGCTGAAGGGCTCGGGATGGACCTCGAGCTTGCCGGATTCGATCTTGGCCAGGTCCAGGATGTCGTTCAGCAGGCCCAGCAGGTGCTGGCCGGAGGTGTAGCTGTCCTGGAGCATGGACCGCATCTCCTCCGCGTCGTCGTAGAGGCCGTCCATCACCAGGCGCGTGAAGCCGAGGATGCCGGTCAGCGGGGTGCGGAGCTCGTGGCTGGTGAGGGCCAGGAACTCGCTCTTCAGCTGGTCGGCCTCCCGCAGGGCATCGTTGACGCGCTCCAGCTCCAGGGCCTGCCGCTGCAGCGCGTCCCGCTGCTCGGACAGGTCGCGGAAGAGCCAGGCGTTGTAGAGGGAGATGGCCGCCTGGCGCTGGAGGATGGTGATGGAATCAAGATCCTCCTCCTCCCAGTGCCGATCCGCCGGCAGGGCCAGGATGGCGAACCCCAGCAGCAGCAGCTGGTGCTCGAAGGGGATGAAGAACAGCTGGGCGCCGTCCGTTCCACGCAAGGCGCCAAGGGTGGTCCCATCGCAGGAGGGGTCCAGCCACTGG contains these protein-coding regions:
- a CDS encoding sensor histidine kinase, which codes for MPNSNQSSGPKPTQPPAKTSSGPKPVAAVQPQRPQGAEMLAELMQAQRQLTQAMHEARELRAKLGRRSHQMQVLQQVSEILAATSKGGQVVSVVLDVLAQEFHCQRAVVWTLEDGGVGYVPKEGTGLTRAEWSTLRLPAPNPFPGTPLVLFQSQWLDPSCDGTTLGALRGTDGAQLFFIPFEHQLLLLGFAILALPADRHWEEEDLDSITILQRQAAISLYNAWLFRDLSEQRDALQRQALELERVNDALREADQLKSEFLALTSHELRTPLTGILGFTRLVMDGLYDDAEEMRSMLQDSYTSGQHLLGLLNDILDLAKIESGKLEVHPEPFSLPILLEEVRPIAEAYPRRPNVELFWPDLDDFPDVVVDPSRLKQVLLNLLSNALKFTKEGSVAVQVERHPGHIALLVVDTGIGVSHEAQARLFQKFAQAEGGHSREFGGTGLGLVICKHLMEMMGGTIGLASDGLGRGSTLRITMPIA
- a CDS encoding DsbA family protein, with the protein product MPRRLSPGLAALLAFAAQVPGLQAQQAAPPRRKPAAPPLQSQIDALREGQEKLQRDLDELKALLKAQPARMESPAIPKPQDLITLNVGGEPFKGSALARVAILEYSDFDCSYCAKYATEVYPLLDHLYIQGGKVKYFFRDMPGQDHLNALFKARVARCAGDQDRFWEAHDLLFKDQRPFDAPGLARFAESLGLDGAQFNACVASDRHLDAINRSAMGAARLRLRGTPAFLIGMLSEDGTILRATRVIMGGDSLDAFRTVLDDMLKADASKPGAGQPAS
- a CDS encoding DegT/DnrJ/EryC1/StrS family aminotransferase, with the translated sequence MSYVRRPDFLPFTRPMVGEEEIAEIIDSIHSGWITTGPKSAAFEEKLKAYNGVPHCLAMSSATTAQEITMQVLHLQPGDEVITTSLTWVSTLSTVVLQGGVPVLVDIDPVTLNLDPAKLEAAITPRTKGIIPVHLTGLPCPMDAIWAIAEKHGLWVIEDAAQAMGAHYKGTKIGGDPRSIMSVYSFHPNKNMTTGEGGAIAFFNDDYESRIKRLRFHGIDRDAWKRFAKEGSPHTEVYEPARKANFMDLQAAMGLHQIGKLDGFNARRGVLFRRYLDLMKDLDEVMLPWPGDADHGHCFHLFVLRIHPEKLGLDRDAFVAALKEENIGTGIHYRPAHVHPWYRDFYAANPQHLPKDGLPYSEWSGERLMSLPLWPGLSEADQDQTVAAIKQVIAHARAGSRVQI
- a CDS encoding HAD-IG family 5'-nucleotidase, whose protein sequence is MTAWDSAYLSAPPLTEAEDRLPPAHKLYALRTLPMGEIKAIGFDMDHTLARYRSPEIDDLAFKKSARLLVRDRGYSPWLLECDYDPDFAVRGLVLDGLRGNLLKLNRERQVVRACHGSRALSRPELEATYGRRRLSTAAKGFRNIDTLFEIPESHLYARMVDGLDGGHLKAENYLQLFQDVRWAIDTAHRNGEMKAEILEHRDFFIPRDPQLALALDRLKRSGKKLFLLTNSEWSFTDGVLGHLLDSLDEARPRWVDYFDLVVVSSRKPAFFLETPEPKPLEGHPRCFSGGHAAWLEAQLGAQGEEVLYVGDHIYGDVLRSKKNASWRTLLLVPELERELRLLEARAADLRERYRLETARRRTLRRASVLHDQWQRNRARRHVLGQRLSTEAMQALDHEATQLAASTEALQHRAEAQRLELEELTRSVEGAFNPMWGPMFRDRDELTRFADQIQQFACAYTGKVGNLYMYDPLATVYAPLPTLPHERRM
- a CDS encoding hybrid sensor histidine kinase/response regulator, which codes for MINLLVILLSVLLQIAAAAFAIRVNRIAGRRLVWLLLSGALVLMAVRRLMVLEDLVNRGLPDHLLSYEVLGLLISAMLLAGMILVQDVFRSKAVEAARLEEARIQARAEADKLTAVMAATPIPLWISEDPACQLVHANPAASRLHLMAPATRQAQGFILRQNGRDLALDEMPLQRAARAGEQIHDLPLDLVSPDGEVRRLMFYATPLRDLEGRLHGGVCCAVDITDSRRTEEALSKAQKMESLGMLSGGIAHDFNNIFQSMTANLEMAQASVPEDSKSQGYLLRLKAGLDRASRLSRDILYSSGGDLRRPESLTLGPLVAEALDRMGLPVLRDLTGDLPVILVDPLLVSRVVEGLVTNALEADSAMGAIRVRTYMRTLTATDLSSGHWPEAIEPGLYAVLEVSDQGHGIDGAMLSRIFDPFFSTRDLGRGLGLAAALGIVRGHRGGIQVESIPDVGSVFRVHFPAPEGQVPTAAPTVVDLHARNVVLLADDELDLREVMAEMLQDWFGLEVVSAADGQEALEVFTQRPEAFDLVILDATMPRMGGVEAFRAMQALRPGLPGILCSGYALPVSRDQAIAQGFADFLKKPFTSAELEVLLDRVMGARLK